The Arthrobacter sp. NicSoilC5 genome has a window encoding:
- a CDS encoding sugar ABC transporter substrate-binding protein, with amino-acid sequence MSNNRVTGRLLTAAAVAALAAGTLSACGSSAGSSSDGGKEASSMYTWISNENDRAQWQAFVDAAKKKDPAFNLTLEGPSFNDYWTKVKTRLSSSGAPCIITTQAARAQELKDLTVPLDDMVKSNNVDVSMYNKAMIDGLTVDGSLRGIPYDAEPVVLYYNKDLLSAAGVKEPTPNYTTAQFTSDLKALTKGGVTGLAVPPGFGAGPGLPLAFANGNEPVKDGKLDLTNQGLVQDQQFAFDLAAKEKVATAPQASDGSDVPEQQFMSGKAAMIIDGPWMYDTLTTKTQGKVGIAVIPSTSGQGIGMIQGSAFAIAASCKDKETAFKNIMKITTPEVVGAVGAARGTVPSVESAIKDWAGNKPATDVAVVEALLKSGRPLVTTPTWNQVETNFTQYSGDGFRGSKSAQEILSTIANSAK; translated from the coding sequence GTGTCGAACAACCGCGTTACCGGCCGCCTGTTGACAGCGGCAGCGGTGGCAGCCCTCGCAGCGGGCACCCTCAGCGCCTGCGGTTCAAGCGCAGGTTCATCGTCGGACGGGGGCAAGGAAGCCTCATCGATGTACACATGGATCAGTAATGAAAATGACCGGGCGCAATGGCAGGCCTTCGTGGACGCGGCAAAGAAGAAAGACCCTGCGTTCAACCTCACCCTCGAGGGTCCCAGCTTCAACGACTACTGGACAAAAGTGAAAACGCGCTTGTCCAGTTCCGGTGCGCCGTGCATCATCACCACGCAGGCGGCCCGCGCCCAGGAACTCAAGGACCTGACGGTGCCGCTTGACGACATGGTCAAGAGCAACAACGTGGACGTGTCCATGTACAACAAGGCGATGATTGATGGCTTGACGGTGGACGGAAGCCTCCGCGGCATCCCATACGATGCCGAGCCGGTAGTTCTGTACTACAACAAAGACCTCCTGTCCGCAGCCGGAGTAAAGGAGCCAACGCCCAATTACACCACCGCCCAGTTCACATCGGACCTGAAGGCACTGACGAAGGGCGGCGTCACGGGCCTGGCCGTGCCGCCGGGCTTCGGCGCCGGCCCGGGGTTGCCCTTGGCTTTTGCCAACGGCAACGAACCGGTCAAGGACGGGAAGCTGGACCTGACCAACCAGGGCCTGGTGCAGGACCAGCAGTTTGCATTTGACCTGGCCGCCAAGGAAAAAGTGGCCACTGCTCCCCAGGCGTCGGACGGCAGCGATGTCCCGGAGCAACAGTTCATGAGCGGCAAGGCGGCCATGATCATCGACGGCCCCTGGATGTACGACACACTGACCACGAAGACACAGGGCAAGGTGGGCATCGCCGTCATTCCTTCCACCTCAGGGCAGGGCATCGGGATGATTCAAGGCTCTGCCTTCGCCATCGCGGCATCCTGCAAGGACAAAGAAACGGCTTTCAAGAACATCATGAAGATTACGACGCCTGAGGTGGTTGGCGCCGTCGGGGCAGCCCGCGGGACAGTGCCGTCCGTGGAGTCCGCGATCAAGGACTGGGCCGGTAACAAGCCGGCGACCGACGTCGCCGTGGTCGAAGCGCTGCTGAAGTCCGGGCGCCCCCTGGTGACGACGCCCACCTGGAACCAGGTGGAAACGAACTTCACGCAGTACTCCGGCGACGGGTTCCGCGGCAGCAAGTCAGCCCAGGAAATCCTCTCCACCATCGCCAACTCAGCCAAGTAA
- a CDS encoding L-fuconate dehydratase, translated as MPHITGFDVFDVRFPTSLSADGSDAMNKDGDYSAAYIVLRTDDPAVYGCGFTFTIGRGNEVCAAAMELRARPLLGQDADRIGRNLGETYRDLKRDSQLRWLGPDKGVEHLALGAVMNAVWDLAARSAGKPLWRLLVDMTPEQIVDAADLTYLSDALTRDEALGLLARLAPTREERIRQLTQTGYPCYTTSAGWLGYSDEKLRRLCQEAVDQGYRHIKLKVGASLEDDIRRLGIARDVIGPDGNLMIDANQVWDVPQAIDWVKQLSEFTPLWIEEPTSPDDVLGHAEIRRAVQPIGVATGEHGMNRVLFKQLFQAGAIDYCQLDACRLASVNEVLAVQLMAAKFGIPVCPHAGGVGLCELVQHLSIFDFIAVSGDLAGRVTEFVDHLHEHFVDPCIVRDGAYVMPGNPGYSAELKEQTLQEYAFPYGSYWAGTAPGRAEQAWRAGNPSGRAAFASARLEAQA; from the coding sequence ATGCCACACATCACCGGTTTTGACGTGTTTGACGTGCGGTTTCCCACCTCGCTGTCCGCGGACGGCTCGGATGCCATGAACAAGGACGGGGACTATTCTGCCGCCTATATTGTCCTGAGGACCGATGATCCGGCCGTGTACGGCTGTGGGTTTACCTTCACCATCGGCCGCGGCAATGAAGTCTGCGCCGCGGCCATGGAACTGCGGGCGCGCCCCCTATTGGGACAGGATGCGGACCGTATCGGACGGAACCTCGGGGAGACTTACCGGGACCTGAAGCGTGATTCCCAGCTGCGCTGGCTCGGGCCGGACAAGGGGGTGGAGCACCTCGCCCTCGGGGCCGTGATGAACGCAGTGTGGGACCTGGCAGCGCGGAGCGCGGGTAAACCCTTATGGCGGCTCCTCGTGGACATGACTCCGGAGCAAATTGTCGACGCTGCCGACCTGACCTATCTCTCGGACGCCCTGACCCGGGACGAGGCGCTGGGCTTATTGGCCCGCCTTGCGCCGACCCGGGAGGAACGCATCCGGCAACTGACCCAAACCGGTTACCCGTGCTACACCACGTCCGCGGGATGGCTGGGGTACTCCGACGAGAAGCTCCGGCGGCTTTGCCAGGAGGCGGTGGACCAGGGCTACCGCCACATCAAGCTGAAGGTGGGCGCGTCCCTGGAGGACGACATCCGCCGCCTCGGCATCGCGCGTGATGTCATCGGCCCTGACGGCAACCTCATGATCGACGCGAACCAGGTATGGGATGTCCCGCAAGCCATCGACTGGGTCAAGCAGCTTTCCGAGTTCACCCCCCTGTGGATCGAGGAACCAACCAGCCCTGACGATGTCCTTGGCCACGCTGAAATTCGCCGGGCTGTCCAGCCGATCGGGGTAGCCACCGGCGAACACGGCATGAACCGCGTGCTCTTCAAGCAACTCTTCCAGGCGGGGGCCATTGACTACTGCCAGTTGGATGCCTGCCGGCTCGCCAGTGTCAACGAAGTACTCGCCGTTCAGCTGATGGCTGCGAAATTCGGTATCCCGGTCTGCCCACATGCCGGCGGAGTGGGGCTGTGTGAGCTGGTCCAGCACCTGTCGATCTTCGATTTCATCGCCGTCTCGGGCGACCTGGCCGGACGCGTCACGGAGTTCGTGGACCACCTGCACGAACACTTCGTGGACCCGTGCATCGTCAGGGACGGCGCCTATGTCATGCCGGGAAATCCGGGATACTCAGCCGAACTCAAGGAGCAGACGCTGCAGGAATACGCCTTTCCCTATGGCAGCTACTGGGCAGGAACCGCCCCCGGCAGGGCTGAACAGGCCTGGCGGGCCGGCAACCCGTCCGGCCGCGCTGCCTTCGCCAGCGCACGGCTGGAGGCACAGGCATGA
- a CDS encoding FCD domain-containing protein, producing the protein MTSGAPNGSMSQTDVVITGVKRMLSSRRLRPGDRLPIEKDLAAELQVSRGSLREGVRALSTMGILETRQGAGTFVTRLEPSALLSAMEFWVGLQDGERANQVHTVRRALETEAAAAAAICIGKDQLDQAERILERAHSAIHAAPVQHEAAMQCDVEFHRLIAEASANHVLSALIETVSTNTIRGRMWRSIHDNEGLLATHREHLGILEALRRHDVDRARTRMANHLYAVEDYVTAIPEPDFEGQVGAADEVPGD; encoded by the coding sequence ATGACGAGCGGCGCACCCAATGGTTCGATGTCCCAGACCGATGTGGTGATCACAGGCGTAAAGCGGATGTTGTCTTCCCGCCGTCTTCGACCGGGGGACCGGCTGCCAATCGAGAAGGACCTCGCAGCAGAGCTTCAGGTGTCGCGCGGCTCACTCCGGGAGGGTGTGCGCGCCCTCTCCACGATGGGCATCCTGGAAACCAGGCAAGGTGCCGGGACCTTCGTCACCCGGCTGGAACCGTCGGCCCTCCTGTCTGCGATGGAATTCTGGGTGGGACTGCAGGATGGGGAGCGGGCAAACCAGGTACACACCGTTCGCAGGGCGCTGGAAACGGAGGCCGCTGCCGCCGCGGCCATCTGTATCGGGAAGGACCAGCTGGACCAGGCGGAACGTATCCTGGAGCGCGCCCACTCCGCGATCCACGCGGCACCCGTCCAGCATGAAGCGGCGATGCAGTGCGACGTGGAGTTCCACCGGTTGATCGCCGAGGCGTCCGCCAACCACGTGCTGTCCGCGTTAATCGAGACCGTGTCCACCAACACGATCCGAGGACGGATGTGGCGGTCGATCCATGACAACGAGGGCCTGCTGGCCACGCACCGCGAACACCTCGGCATCCTGGAAGCGCTGCGCCGGCATGATGTGGACCGCGCCCGGACGCGGATGGCAAACCACCTGTACGCCGTGGAGGACTATGTAACGGCCATCCCCGAACCGGACTTTGAGGGGCAGGTGGGGGCTGCGGACGAGGTCCCCGGTGACTAG